TCGAAAATATTCTCACCACCCAGGGCGACAGTGTAATTTTCCGCAAAGGTCATCCGCGCTTCCAGATCGGTGAGGATCTTGCCGCTGTAGCTGCTGGCACCGGAAGTATCGTTGCCGTCCGGCTCCAGCTGGCCGCCAGTCGATTCCCAGTCGCCGTAGCGGTTAAAGCGCACATAGCCGGCGAGCATGGCACCGGTGTCGTAATCGAACGTCAGGGTACTGCGCTGGTTAGGCACCTGGTTTTCGAAATCGAACACGCGCGTGGCGTTGATGGTGTTGGGCGCAACCCGGGTCACTTCCTGCTGGTTGTAATTGTGGCGCAAGTCCACGGTCAGCATGCCGCCGGCCACCTCGAAGTCGCTGGTCACCGCCAGGTCGACACCGCTGACGGTGGAATCAAACGCGTTGGTGAAGTAGTTGACGTTGCTACCCATCAACAGGTTGGCATCGCTCACACCGGCGCCGCTCAGCAGTGCTACTTCGTCCGCGCCGATGGTGTTGTTGCGCAGCGCCAGGCGGTTTTCGATATCGATGTTGTAGTAATCGACCGTGATGCTGGTGTTCTCCAGCGGGTTGATCACCGCACCGATGGTGTAGCTGGCGGACTCCTCCGGCTTCAGATCCACTGCGCCCAGTGCCTGGGCAACCGGGTGGTCCACCGGGTAAGTACCGCTCGGCGTCAGGCTGCCATCGGGGTTGGCGGTAGTGGTGACATTGAGCGTGTTTACCTGGCCCGGGGTCGGCGCGCGGAAACCGGTATTGGCAGTGGCGCGCAGTGCAAAGGTCTCGTTGAAGTCGTAGCGCGCGGACAGTTTCCAGTCGGAGGTGGAACCGAACAGATCGTAGTCCTCGAAGCGCAGCGCCGCACCCAGGGTCAGTTTGTCGGTAACGTCCGCCTCCAGATCCACATAGGCCGCCATGCTGTCGCTGCTATAGCTGCCCTCGGCCTCGGTGGGGAAGCCCTGGAAGCCATCGGAGCCCACGCCAAACACCGCCGCCGTGGGGCCTACCGCAGTGGAAGCCTGGTCGCCGGCGCCAATCTTGTAGGTCTCGTTGCGCCACTCGGCACCGAACGCCACGTTCAGCGGGTTGGCCAGCGCGGCGATCTCGATCGGCTGCACGAAATCCGCGTTCACGCTCTGCTCTTCCTGGGTCAGGGTGCCCGGGTGGAAGCTGGTCGGGGACAGGGCACCGAGGCTCGGGTTAATGGAGTCTTTCAGTACATAACTCACTTCGTTTTGCGCAGTGCGCCCGCGCAGATCCCAGGTCATGCCAGATGCCAGCTCACCGCGAGCGCCGAACACCGCGGACAGATCGGTGATATCGGCACCGAACTGCGGGTTATAGCCGCCGGGGAACTGGGTGTAGATCGGGTTGCGCAGCACATAGCCGCTGGCGCTGGAGCTGTCCGCCACCAGGTAATCAGACGGACTCAGGCCCTGGGCGGTAATGCTGTCGATCAGCGACTGGGGCGCCGGATCGGGCATAAAGTCCCCGTTGCTGTCCGCCTGCAGCGTGGCGCGGGCGCCGAATGCATACTGCGGGTCCAGCACCGGGCCGCGGTAGAAGAAATCGGAAATAGTGGAATTGTCGGAGTAGCCCAGGGTGCCGTACAACTCGACGTCATTACTGAGCGTATAGCCACTGTTGATGAACAGCTTGGTGGTTTCTACTTTCGGATCGCCCCAGCGCTGACCGAGGCCGTCCAGCGGCACCTGGTCGACACCGACCACCGAACCGACGAACTCCGCATCCGGCCGCGCGGCGCCACGCCAGGTCTTGTCCGCGGTGGAGTGCTCCAGCGTGGTGTTGACGAAGCCGCTGTCGCCGAGAGGGAAGCCGGCATTGACGGACAGACTGTTGCGCTGGCCGTCGCCGGCAAAATATTCGCCAGTCTGCGCCGACACATTAATGCCTTCGGCATCGTCCTTCAGGATCACGTTCACCACCCCGGCGATGGCATCGGAACCGTACTGGGCCGAAGCGCCGTCGCGCAGCACTTCCACCCGCTGAATCGCGGCGGAGGGAATCGCGGAGAAATCCACCGCCTGGGCGCCCTGGTTGTTGGTGCCCAGTGGCGCCAGCTGCAGATTGACCAGCGCCGAACGGTGGCGGCGGGTGCCATTGACCAATACCAGAGTCTGGTCTGGTGACAGGTTGCGCAACGATACCGGGCGGATAAACGCGGTGCCGTCGGCAATCGGGAAACGCTGGGTATTGAACGAAGGCGCCACCTTGGACAGCGACTCGGTCAGATCGAAGCTGGCCTGGTCCTTGAGGTTGGCGCCGCCGACCACGTCCACCGGTGACAGCGTCTCGGTCGGGGCCAGCCCCTCCCGGCGCGTACCAGTCGTAACGACCTCTTCGAGCACCCGATCATCTGCGGATGGCGATTTGTTGTCATCCTGAGCCAGGGCAGCGGACACCGGCAGCGCCAGCGCCGCGGCCACAGCCAGTGACAGCGGTTTGAATGAATATGATTGCATGGTAAGCCCGTCCTCTCTCTTATGGTTATCTCGTGAGGATCACGCCGCCGAATACCCCGCGACAGACGTGCACTGATTTTTGTGTGGCGACCCGGTTGTGTCGGCGCACTTTTATTGTGCGGCCAGATTATGCAAATGGCGGGCGGGCGGCAACGCTTCTTTGCAAAACACAAAAAAGAGTGCCAAAGAGTGTGACAAAGGTTACATATGATGTGGTTTTCCCCGCCACAAAGGATAGGTGTCAACAAACTGGAAAATTTTTGGATAAAGGGTCTCGCACTGGCGCTGGCTGCAGGATTATTTATCCCGCCAATTGGTCACCTATTGACCACAACCAGACACCAATTTCGCTGGCCGCCCACTCTCAACCCGGTCCCAACCGCAGGGTCCGACACGCTCGCACAACAGTCTCCCCACGACCAGGCCAGCAGTTACGACAATTCAAATGATAACTGTTTGCATTACGCTTAACAGGCTACTAAACTCCGCCGCACATAACGACACCGTCTGATTTTTCTGGGGACCACCATGCATCAGCTAAGCCGCCTTTCCACCATCGGCGCAGTCCTGGCCACTCTCTCCGCACCCGCGCTCGCCGACGAGAACCTGTTTGGCAACGTCAAAGGCGCCGAAACCATGCCCGAGGGCAGCTGGGAGGTGTATCAGATCTTCACCGACCGCAGCGACAAGGGTACCGGCCACTACCGCGCTTTCGACAGCACCACAGAAGTGGAATATGGCGTCAGCAACAAATTCACCGTCGGCGCCGGTCTCAAGGCCATCGCGGTGGACACCAGCGGTCTGGTGGTAGACGGCTATATCCCCGGCGACTACAAGCGCGACCTGAGCGTGGCGGGCTTCGAAGCCACGGCAAAATACAACTTCCTGAGCCCGGCGCTGGATGACTTTGGCCTGTCCGGCTTCTGGGAGTTCGACTATATGAGCATCGACCCCCACTCCGGCCGCGACAAGGACACCCTGTCGCTGGAATCCTCCCTGCTGGCACAGAAGTACCTGCTGGAAGGCCAGCTGATCTGGGTCGGCAACCTGTCCATGGAAGGCACCTACGCCAAGCGCAGCGCGATCAATAGCCTGCCGGACGGCTTCGAGTGGCCCACCGATCCGGAGATGGAGCTCGAATTCAAGCTGGGCTCGGGCGTGAGCTACCGCTTCGCGCCCAATTGGTTCGTGGGTGCAGAAATCAACTATGAGACCGAGTTCGAGACCGAGGTCGGCCAGGAGCGCTGGTCGGTGTTCGCCGGCCCCAACCTGCACTACGCCAACGCCAACTGGTGGGCCACGCTGTCGTGGATGCCGCAACTCGAGGGCGGTGGCGAAATGATCATCGCCGGCGACGACCTGCACCTGATCGAAAAGACCAAGAGCGAAGCCCGCCTGAAACTCGGCTACAACTTCTGAGCGAAACAGTGATGAAACACGAAATGCTGCTCGGCGCGCTGCTGCCGATTACCGCGCTGGTCGCCCCGGCCTATGCCGCCGACTATCTGACGGTGGAGCAGGCCCAGCGCCAGTTCTTTCCCGATGCCAGCCAGTTCGTCGACAGCGCGCTCAACTTCGACGACGACCAGCGCGACGCGATCAAGGACCACGCCGGCACGCGCCAGCGCCGCGATCGCCAGCAGGTGTGGCGCGCCGCGCGCGACGGCGAGGATCTGGGCTGGATGTTTGTCGACGACGTGATCGGCAAGCACGAGTTCATCACTTACGCGCTGGCGGTGTCCCCCGAGGGCGCGGTGCTGGGCATGGAGATCCTCAGCTACCGTGAGACCCACGGCGGCGAAGTGCGCCAGGCCGACTGGCGCGAGCAGTTCGACGGCAAGTCACTCGACGACGCCCTCCGCCTGGGCAAGGATGTGTCCAATATCAGCGGTGCTACGCTGTCGTGCCGCAATGTCACCGATGGCGTGCGGCGGCTGCTGAATATCTGGGACCTGTACCTGAAAAATGCCTGACTTCCCGGCTGTCGGGCCGGGGGCGCAGATCAAACGCATGCGCCCCCTGCTCGGCACCTATGTTGAGATCGCCGCGGGCGCTGTTGAAACGATGGCGGCGGAACGCGCCGAAGCCGCTATCCACAGCGCCTTCGACGTCATCGCCCTTATCCACAGGCTGGCCAGCTTCCAGCAACCCGACAGCGAACTCTCGCACCTGAATGCCAATCCCGGCCAGTGGCTGACACTCTCCCGCCACACGCTGCGGCTGCTCAGGCTGGCCCGCGCCATAACCGCGGCCAGCGATCACCTGTTCAACTGCACCCTCGGCGGCGCCGTCGTGGCCCGCGGCGCCCTGCCCGACCACGGCGGCGATTATCTGGGCAGCGGCCGCGCCGACGATATTGAACTGGAGGCAGGCCGCGCGCGCCTCGCGCGCCCGGTGCGGATCACCCTCGACGGTATTGCCAAGGGCTACGCCGTGGATTGCGCCATCGCCGCGCTCAAACGCGCCGGCATCACCGCCGGCTGGATCAACGCCGGTGGCGACCTGCGCGCCTTCGGGGAGTTAGCGCTGCCGGTATCACAGCGCCGCGCCGATAGCAGCACACGTTCCCTCGGCGCACTGCAAAATGCCGCGTTGGCCACTTCGCGTGCCGGCGGCGGTGTCGATGCCGATGTCCCCGGCCTGATTCTCGGTCCGGAAACCGCGCACGACGCCGCGGACATTGGCAAGGCCACAACCTTTAGCGTAATCTCGCGCTTCGCCTGGCGCGCCGACGCCCTGACCAAGGTCGCGGCGCTGGCACCGGCCGCTGAGCGCGCGGCGCGCGTCGCCGGCCTCGGCGGCCTGCTGATCGAAGAAGAAACCTGGAATTAACGAAATGCGTCGCTTGAGCGGATACCCGCGCTGGTTCTACGCCGCACTGATGATCACCGTCGCCGCGCTGACGGCCAGCGGCTTGCTGCTGATACCCAATATGATGGAGCTGCGCCTGGACATGGACGCGCCGCTGCACTTCTCCGGTAGCCTACGCCTCGCCAGCGCCGCCACCCACAGCCTCACCGCGTTCCTCACCATCGGTCTGATCGGCGCCCTGGCCACGGTGCACATGCGCGCCGGCTGGCACCGCAGGCAGAATCGTGTGAGCGGGCTTTTGCTGGTACTGCTGTTCGCGTTTCTGCTTGCATCAGCGGTGGGGATCTACTATTTCGGCGATATGGACCTGAGCCGGTTGTCCAGTCTCAGTCACAGCCTTGTCGGGTTGGTACTGGTACTACTGTTTGCATGGCACGCAGTGGTTGGGCGGCGGATCCGCTTGCAAAAGCGCCGCGGTCGATAAAACGGCCGGCGCATAAAATACCCGCGCAGACTTGCTGTAACAGGAATTTACTGCAAGCCCCAACGTTTTACGGCACCTCGAATTTTTACAGCAACGCAACGCTGCCCGATGGCGCCTCTGTAAACAACTCGCCCGCCCGCATTATGCGCCAGCAAAAAAAAGCGCTTTTCTGGGATTTTTTCCCGGCAATTAATTAGTATTGCCATCTGCTCAGGCGGATTCCTGAGCCCCGCCGACGTCTAGCAAGCATTCAGACCGACGAACATAACCGCGCTCGGCCTGCAACCGGCCCTGATCTTCTACAAGGATAGTGATATGAGCTTGGATAGCCTCACTGGATCGGCATTGATCCGTCTCGTTATTGCCCGGCAAATGAAAAACAGCCTCAAGGCGCAAGGACATGGCAAGTTGTGGCGCATGGTGCACGGCTTGTCAGAAAGCAGACTGTTAAAAAAACGCGTCCTGATATCCAACGATTTCTATTCCGAGGACCCCTTTACCTGTTGGTGGCTGTTCCTCAACAAACCCACCACCGCCAACGAAATCATCATCAAGGAAGTCAGAGGCATCCTGATGGCACATGCGATAGGCGGTGTCGCCAACGCCATGGGAGGTCAGGTCAGGTCGGTTCACGAGGCTTACAGCCAGCTGTCCGATACCCACAAGGCGATGGGCGTGGCGAAACAGACCGTGTCGGCAAAAGCAATGGCCAACAAAACGTACAATAAACTGAATGATGCCTGGCAGGCCGGTGTATGGAGTGCGGCAAAGGGCACAGCGCAGGAATTCTCGCTGGGATTTGACCAGATGTTAATCGGCGGCTGCGCGCATATTGAAAAGAACGGCAAAGACCTGGAAATCAACCTCCGCACCTGGAATAACAAAACCGACATGCTGTCTTTTATGAGCTTTGCGGAGAGCAAAGGCCGCTATTCAGAAGCCAGCCGAAAGTATACCCGCGGACTGTGTAGCGAGATTAAATTTCGCTATGACGCCAGATTTGGTACTTTGGTGTGATTCAAAAAGTACCAAGTTGATACAGCCCCCACACAACAACAGGGGTTCTCTACCGGGACTCAATAGCGGTCCCGATCCGGTTTTTTCTCCTTGTTCTCGCCCACGGGTGCCGGTGGCTGGACGCCAGCGTCCAGCTCCTGCTGCAACAGCCGCGTACGCGTTTCCTCCAGCCGCCGCAATCGCTTCTGCACCTGACCGTTAAACGATTGCGCGGGAAAGCGGCCATCGTCGCCGGGACTGCCGGCGTCCAGTCCGCTGAGCAACGCCAGTGCTTCATCCACCTGTGCCACCGCATAGATGGAAAACTGCTGCGCGCGCACCGCCGCGACCACTTCCTGTTTCAACATCAGGTGCTGCACATTGGCCGCCGGAATAATTACGCCCTGATTGCCGTCCAGGCCGCGGGCCTGGCACAGCTCAAAAAAGCCCTCGATCTTTTCGTTAACGCCGCCGATCGCCTGTACGCGCCCCAGCTGGTTGACCGAGCCGGTGACGGCGAAACTCTGGCGCAGCGGCACTTGCGCAATCGCCGACAGCAACGCGCACAGCTCCGCCAGTGAGGCGCTGTCGCCGTCTACCGGACCATAGGACTGTTCGAATACCAGGCTCGCGGACAGCGACAGCGGCTCGGACGGCGCATAGCGGTTGGCGAGAAAGGCGCCAAGGATCAGCACCCCCTTGGAGTGCAGCGGGCCACCCAGTTCGGTCTCGCGCTCGATATCCACCATTTTGCCGCTGCCCAGGCGCGCGGTGGCCGTGATGCGCGAGGGGCGGCCGAAGGCGGTGTCGCCGAGCTGGATCACGGAGAGACCGTTGATCTGCGCCACCTGTTCACCGGCGGTATCGATCATCAGGATATCGCGCTCCACCGCTTCCTGCATACGCTCCTGCAACTGGCGCTGCCGATACTCGCGCTTTTCTATCGCCTTCTGGACATGCGCTGGCTCCACGCGGCTGTCGCTCTCGTGCCGGCACCAGTAGCCCGCTTCGCGCAGCATATCGGCAAGCCATTCGCGATGTAGCGACAGCTTCTGCGCATCCGCGGAGACCCGCGCGGCCTGCTCGATCACCCGCGCCACCGCCGCCGCAGACAGCGGCCGCAGTTTTTCGCTTTTTACCAGCGCATCGATCCAGCGGGCATAGGCGAGCACGCTGTGACGGTCGCGGGTGATATCCTCGGAAAAATCGGCGTAGACCTTGAACAGCTGGCTGAATTCGGAGTCGTGCGCCTTCAGCAGGTGATAGATCCAGCGCTCGCCTACCAAGACCACGTTCAGCTGCAACGGAATCGGTTCTGGTTCCAGGCTGCTGGTGGACAGCAACCCCAGTTGCAACTCCAGTGGCTGAATACGAATTTCCTGTGAGCGCAGGGCGCGCTTGAGCGTCTCCCAGACATAGGGGGTCACCAGCAGCCGGTGCGCATCCAGAATCAGGCAGCCGCCGTTGGCGCGGTGCAGTGCCCCGCTCTTGACCAGGCTGAAATTGGTTAACAGGGCGCCCATCTGCGATTCGTATTCGACCCGCCCGAGCAGGTTGTGATAGGTGGGATTGTCCTCATAGACCACCGGGGCACCGTGCGCGCCGCCGTTATCGACGAGAATATTGACCCGGAAGCGGGTGAACTCCGATGCGCGAATCAATTTAGCGGGCGCAATGCCCTCCTTCTCGCCGCGCTCGCCGGCAGCGCGAAAGTCATCGGTATTCTGCGTGACTTCCCGTTTGATATTTTCGATAAACGCCTGCACCGTTTTCGAGCCGAGATAGCGCCGGCGCAGCCAGTCGATGCGCTCGTCGAGAGTCAGGTGCAGGTACTCGCTGTTCAGCTGCTTCACATCCTCGGCCAGCTGTTCGTGCCAGCGCAACGCCTGGCCCAGGGTCTCCTTGAGATCGATATTGACCTGCTCAATGTTGTCCTTGAGGCGCTGCTGCTCTTCCGCCGGCAGCTTGCCGAACTCCTCCGGACTGATAAATTCGCCCTCCCGCAGCGGCCCGATGGTGTAACCGGAGGGCGTGCGCACGACGCCGATACCCAGCGCTCTGGCGCGCTGCACCAGCGCGCTGAACGCCTGTTCCTCGCGCTCTTCCAGCGCCTGCTTGAGTTCGTCGCGGCGCGCGCGGTACTCCTCGCTGCGGAAGATATCGGGAATGGCGGTGAGCAGGTGTTCGAGCAGGTCGTCGATGTCGCGCTGTAGCTCGCGCGCCGTGCCCGCGGGCAACACCAGCGCGCAGGGGCGGTGCTCGGACTCGAAGTTGTGGATATAGCAGAGATCGCTGGCCGGCTCCTGGCGCCCGGCCCAGGCGCCGATCTGCTGTCGGGCCAGGTCGTGCCGCCCGAGCCCTACCGAACCGGCGACATAGAGGTTGTAGCCCTTCTGCGGCATCTCGACGGCGAATTCCAGCGCCTCCAGCGCGCGCGTCTGACCCAGTGGCTGGCGCGTGATATCCCGCCCGGGTTCGGCTTCGGGTTCGGCGCGCAGCCACTCCAGCGGGCAGTGCCAGTACAGCTGCTCGGGCAGCAGGGGGCTTGGGTTCATGCAGACATCTGGGTTGAGAATCCTGGGCGCAGGCGGCGCGCGTGTTTTAGCGCTGCCCGCACTTCAGTTTAGGCCTCAACTAAAGTCCTGCTTTTCCATCCACGGAATAATCCGCTCGAAAGCCTGTTCGATCTTGTCGATGGAAGTGGCGTAGCTGAAGCGCAGCGCATTGCGGCAGGACTCGCCAAAAGTATCGCCCGCGATGGTACAGACGCCGGTCTCGCGCAACATGCGCAGGGCGACATTGTTGCCGTTGATCCCCTCGGGCAGCGACGGGAACAGATAGAAGGCGCCCTCCGGCATATAGCCCTCGAGATGCGGCGTCTGCTCTACCAGCTGCACCAGGCGGTTGCGGCGTTTGCGGTAAGTTTCGACGATGTCGTCAATAAAGGTGCGATCGCCCCTGAGCGCGGCGACGCCGGCCCACTGGCAGGGGGTATTGGCGACGGTGGTGGTGAACATGTGGTAGCGGCGCAATTTGCGGATCGCGCCTTGGCTGGCGATCAGCCAGCCGATGCGCATACCGGCCATGCTGAAGGTTTTGGAAAAACTGCTGATGATCATCACGTGGTCGAGGTCGGAGCAGCAGGACAGCACGCCGGCATAGTCGCGGTTGTCGTATACCAGGTGGTCGTAGACCTCGTCGCTGATCACGTAGATGCCGCGATAGGCGGCCTCCTGCACAATGGTTTCCACCGTCTCGCGCGGGTAGACAGTGCCGGTGGGATTGCTGGGGGAATTGAGCACAATCGCGTGGGTGTTGTTGTCGATCGCGTCGATGACCTCCTGCGGATCCAGCTGGTGGTTGTTCTCTGCGCGCGTGGGGATATGCCGCACCTCGCCGCCGTTCATACGGATCAACGGCGCGTACAGCATAAACGACGGATCGGGCACGATAAATTCGCGCCCCGGCGCGGAGACCGCGGTCAGCGCCAGATAGATGGCCTCGGTGGCACCGGTGGTCACCAGAATATTTTCCGGCGAAATCTCGCGGCCGTAGCGCGCGCCGTTGTAGTCCGCCAGCGCCTCCAGCAGCTCCGGCAGACCGGCGTCCATGGTGTAGCCGGTCTGCCCCGCCTCCAGCGCGTCCACCGCGGCACCGATGATATGCGGCGGTACCGGCGCATCGGGCTGGCCGATCGACAGGTGGATCACATCCTCCATCGTGGCCGCCAGGTTCACCATCTTGCGGATGCCTGGAACCGGTATCGTCAGTAGCGCCGGATTCCAGACCGGATCCTCGGATTCATAGAAATCGAAATCGAGGCGGCTCACGCTTTCTCTCCCTCGGCGGCACCGGCGGTGAACAGTGCCGGGCGCTTGTCGGTGAGCGGCGCGGCCAGCTGGTAGGCCTGCCCCGCGCGCAATACCGTTGCATCGTCGAAACGGCGCCCCACCAGCTGCAGACCGATGGGCAGACCGTCGCTGGAGAAGCCGCAGGGCACCGACAGTGCCGGCTGCCCCGTGAGATTGAACGGATAAGTAAACGGCGTCCACGATGGCCAGCGGGTGCTGGACCAGTCCTCCGGCACCTCGCGCCCGGCCTTGAAGGCCGTGATCGGCAGTGTTGGCGTCAGCAGCAGATCGTACTTGCGGTGGAAGTTGGCCATGCGCTCGCACAGGGCCATGCGTTCGTTGACCGCGGCGAGGTAATCCAGCATCGACAGTTGCGAGGCCTTCTCCGCGACGGCCACCAGCTGCGGATCCATCAGCGCGCGCTGGCGCTTGCCGATATTGCGCAGCGCATTGGCGGCGCCGCCGTAAAACAGATGGCCGAATGGCGCCAGAGGATCGTCGAAGCCGGGCGCCACTTCGGTTACCTCGGCACCGAGGGATTGCAGCAGGTGTGCCGCCGCGCGCACGCTCTCTTCGACCTCGCGATCCAGTTGCACATAGCCGAGGGAACCGCTGTAGGCGATGTGCAGGCCCTTCAGCAGATCTTGTGGTTCGCCTTTTACCGCTTCCCGGTAATCAATATTGCGGCGCGGAATCGCGTTGATATCGCGGCTGTCGGCCTCGGTCAGTACGTTCATCAGCAGCGCGCAGTCGGACACGGTCCAGGTCAGGGGACCGGCGTGGGCCAGGGTACCGAAGGGGCTCGACGGCCAGTGCGGCACCTCACCGAAGCTGGGTTTGAGGCCCACCAGGCCACAAAAGCCGGCGGGAATGCGGATGGAGCCACCGGCATCGGTGCCCAGCGCCAGCGGGCCCATGCCCAGTGGCACCGCCGCGGCGCTGCCGCCACTCGAGCCGCCGGTGGTCTTGTCGGGATTCCATGGATTGCGCGTGACGCCATCCACCGGGTTGTCGGTGACGCCCTTCCAACCGAATTCGGGGGTCGTGGTCTTGCCCAGCGGCACATAGCCGTGGCGGTTCAGCGCGGCAATGGCCGGCGCCTCCTTACCCAGGGTGGAGGCGGGATCGATGGTCTTGGAGCCCTTGATCGTCGGCCACATAGGGGTCAGGAAAACGTCCTTGATCGCCACCGGCACACCGTCGAGAAGGCCGCGGGGACTGCCATCCTGATAGCGCTGCTCGGACCCGCGCGCGTATTCCAGCGTGGTTTCCTCGTCCACCAGGTTGAAGGCGTTGACCACGGGGTTACAGCGTGAAATCTGTCGCAACAGCGCCTGCGTGACTTCCACCGGGGAAAATGTCTTGTCTTTGTACCCTTGTAACAATTCCACGGCAGTCATGCGGACGAATTCGTTCATCGCCTGATCCTCTTGTTCTGGTTACCTTTTGTTCGGGTTACCTTCCTATTTGCGTTATCCCCCTATCCTAGTCCTTTCCGGCGCCGCATCCGCGCTATTCACGTGGAATGAAACGCCCCGATACAGGTACCGAATAGCCAGGCGAAAACCGCGTATCGGTTGCCGGTCGCCAAATTGTTGTGACAAACGTCTCATTTTTCCTGCGCCGTCTTCAGGAAACAGTCAGCTTCGATGCGATAATGTCGCCGAATCACAACCGTGTAACAGGAACCGCCGGTGAACTTTATCGACAAAAAACTAATAACTGCCGCACTGGTCGCGCTGCTGGGTGGCTGTGCGGGTATGAGTGAAGAGGAGTGCATGGTCGCCGACTGGCACGCGCTCGGATTTGAAGACGGCGCCGCCGGCGCGCAGGTTGCGCAGCTGTCGCGCCGCCGCCAGGCCTGTGCGGATTACGGTGTGCGCCCGGATACCGAGGCCTACCGCGCCGGTCGCAGTGAGGGACTGCGGCTCTACTGCACCGAGCAGCGCGGATACCGCAGCGGTCGCGCCGGCCAGACCTACACCGGCGTCTGCCCGGCCAATCTCGAGGGCCCGTTTCTGAATGCCTACCAGGCTGGCCGCGACCTCTACCTGGCCCAGCACGCGGTCGACGAGGTAGCCGCGGCGATCCACGACCATGAAGTGGAACGCGAACAGCTGGCCGACGATATTACCGATAAGAGCGCGCGCCTGATCAGTGACGAGGCCACGCGGGACGAGCGCATCACCCTGCTCGCCGACATTGCGCGGATGAAGAAGCGGCAGGGGGAACTGGGCACGGAACTGGACGATCTGCACCAGGAGCTGGCACTGCGCCAGGCGGATTACCAGAACGTGGAGATGAACTCGCCCTACCGTTAAGTCAGCGCCTCGCCTTGCGCCAGTGGGCCCTGTTCGTTAACTAAACCGCACGGCCCACTACGGCAGGGTGCCGTCTTCCGCCGCGGCCAGCAGCTTTTCGCGCATCACCGCCCACAGGGCACTGCTGCCGGCGCCGATGCGGCTGTTCACATCGAGCACGCGCGTTTTCGAAATGCCGTGCTCGCGCCAGGAATGGCCGCCGCCGTGCAGGTTGTGCAGCAGTGGCGGCACCCGGTCGATGGCGCGGGCAAAGCGCGCATCGGCGCTGTCGCCGCGCTCGAATTCCTGCCACAGCGCGAACCATACCTCGCCCCGATCGCCGGGCAACAGCTCGAGCAGGCGTTTTACTCCGGCCGCCTCGCGCGCCTTCTGCTGCTCCGTTTCGCTCTGGTAAATGATCTTGTCGCCGGCATCGATCTCTCCCAGGTCGTGAATCAGCAGCATCCTGATCACGCGATCAA
This region of Microbulbifer sp. SAOS-129_SWC genomic DNA includes:
- a CDS encoding FAD:protein FMN transferase — translated: MRPLLGTYVEIAAGAVETMAAERAEAAIHSAFDVIALIHRLASFQQPDSELSHLNANPGQWLTLSRHTLRLLRLARAITAASDHLFNCTLGGAVVARGALPDHGGDYLGSGRADDIELEAGRARLARPVRITLDGIAKGYAVDCAIAALKRAGITAGWINAGGDLRAFGELALPVSQRRADSSTRSLGALQNAALATSRAGGGVDADVPGLILGPETAHDAADIGKATTFSVISRFAWRADALTKVAALAPAAERAARVAGLGGLLIEEETWN
- a CDS encoding ATP-binding protein, translating into MNPSPLLPEQLYWHCPLEWLRAEPEAEPGRDITRQPLGQTRALEALEFAVEMPQKGYNLYVAGSVGLGRHDLARQQIGAWAGRQEPASDLCYIHNFESEHRPCALVLPAGTARELQRDIDDLLEHLLTAIPDIFRSEEYRARRDELKQALEEREEQAFSALVQRARALGIGVVRTPSGYTIGPLREGEFISPEEFGKLPAEEQQRLKDNIEQVNIDLKETLGQALRWHEQLAEDVKQLNSEYLHLTLDERIDWLRRRYLGSKTVQAFIENIKREVTQNTDDFRAAGERGEKEGIAPAKLIRASEFTRFRVNILVDNGGAHGAPVVYEDNPTYHNLLGRVEYESQMGALLTNFSLVKSGALHRANGGCLILDAHRLLVTPYVWETLKRALRSQEIRIQPLELQLGLLSTSSLEPEPIPLQLNVVLVGERWIYHLLKAHDSEFSQLFKVYADFSEDITRDRHSVLAYARWIDALVKSEKLRPLSAAAVARVIEQAARVSADAQKLSLHREWLADMLREAGYWCRHESDSRVEPAHVQKAIEKREYRQRQLQERMQEAVERDILMIDTAGEQVAQINGLSVIQLGDTAFGRPSRITATARLGSGKMVDIERETELGGPLHSKGVLILGAFLANRYAPSEPLSLSASLVFEQSYGPVDGDSASLAELCALLSAIAQVPLRQSFAVTGSVNQLGRVQAIGGVNEKIEGFFELCQARGLDGNQGVIIPAANVQHLMLKQEVVAAVRAQQFSIYAVAQVDEALALLSGLDAGSPGDDGRFPAQSFNGQVQKRLRRLEETRTRLLQQELDAGVQPPAPVGENKEKKPDRDRY
- a CDS encoding DUF6662 family protein encodes the protein MHQLSRLSTIGAVLATLSAPALADENLFGNVKGAETMPEGSWEVYQIFTDRSDKGTGHYRAFDSTTEVEYGVSNKFTVGAGLKAIAVDTSGLVVDGYIPGDYKRDLSVAGFEATAKYNFLSPALDDFGLSGFWEFDYMSIDPHSGRDKDTLSLESSLLAQKYLLEGQLIWVGNLSMEGTYAKRSAINSLPDGFEWPTDPEMELEFKLGSGVSYRFAPNWFVGAEINYETEFETEVGQERWSVFAGPNLHYANANWWATLSWMPQLEGGGEMIIAGDDLHLIEKTKSEARLKLGYNF
- a CDS encoding TonB-dependent receptor, giving the protein MQSYSFKPLSLAVAAALALPVSAALAQDDNKSPSADDRVLEEVVTTGTRREGLAPTETLSPVDVVGGANLKDQASFDLTESLSKVAPSFNTQRFPIADGTAFIRPVSLRNLSPDQTLVLVNGTRRHRSALVNLQLAPLGTNNQGAQAVDFSAIPSAAIQRVEVLRDGASAQYGSDAIAGVVNVILKDDAEGINVSAQTGEYFAGDGQRNSLSVNAGFPLGDSGFVNTTLEHSTADKTWRGAARPDAEFVGSVVGVDQVPLDGLGQRWGDPKVETTKLFINSGYTLSNDVELYGTLGYSDNSTISDFFYRGPVLDPQYAFGARATLQADSNGDFMPDPAPQSLIDSITAQGLSPSDYLVADSSSASGYVLRNPIYTQFPGGYNPQFGADITDLSAVFGARGELASGMTWDLRGRTAQNEVSYVLKDSINPSLGALSPTSFHPGTLTQEEQSVNADFVQPIEIAALANPLNVAFGAEWRNETYKIGAGDQASTAVGPTAAVFGVGSDGFQGFPTEAEGSYSSDSMAAYVDLEADVTDKLTLGAALRFEDYDLFGSTSDWKLSARYDFNETFALRATANTGFRAPTPGQVNTLNVTTTANPDGSLTPSGTYPVDHPVAQALGAVDLKPEESASYTIGAVINPLENTSITVDYYNIDIENRLALRNNTIGADEVALLSGAGVSDANLLMGSNVNYFTNAFDSTVSGVDLAVTSDFEVAGGMLTVDLRHNYNQQEVTRVAPNTINATRVFDFENQVPNQRSTLTFDYDTGAMLAGYVRFNRYGDWESTGGQLEPDGNDTSGASSYSGKILTDLEARMTFAENYTVALGGENIFDVEADEEGNGTLQFLGVRQALTSPFGFNGGFWYLRASAQF
- a CDS encoding FMN-binding protein codes for the protein MKHEMLLGALLPITALVAPAYAADYLTVEQAQRQFFPDASQFVDSALNFDDDQRDAIKDHAGTRQRRDRQQVWRAARDGEDLGWMFVDDVIGKHEFITYALAVSPEGAVLGMEILSYRETHGGEVRQADWREQFDGKSLDDALRLGKDVSNISGATLSCRNVTDGVRRLLNIWDLYLKNA